The Octopus sinensis linkage group LG19, ASM634580v1, whole genome shotgun sequence genome contains a region encoding:
- the LOC115222319 gene encoding uncharacterized protein LOC115222319 produces the protein MKEYEMVKTRQIKKFMKLKGQRMKTEIRHPPVNAVINVSSQHLESFEEAILNKGLNFATTIKRIPYLDIIAPIEEIAINIPKALGDELRRKVRQVLEKAKLPKPNITKEEKLAIKSDNSIIILPADKGNATVVMKNYCEKLAKSYK, from the coding sequence ATGAAAGAATATGAAATGGTGAAGACACGCCAGATTAAGAAGTTTATGAAACTCAAAGGTCAGAGAATGAAGACTGAAATTCGTCACCCACCTGTGAATGCAGTAATTAATGTAAGTAGCCAACATCTAGAAAGCTTTGAAGAAGCAATACTGAACAAAGGTCTCAACTTTGCGACAACCATCAAGCGTATTCCATACTTGGACATAATAGCCCCTATTGAAGAGATAGCCATAAACATACCAAAAGCTCTGGGAGATGAACTAAGGAGGAAAGTGAGGCAGGTACTAGAAAAAGCAAAACTTCCTAAACCAAACATCACCAAGGAAGAAAAGTTAGCTATCAAAAGTGACAATTCCATCATAATACTGCCTGCGGACAAAGGAAATGCTACAGTGGTGATGAAAAACTACTGTGAAAAATTGGCCAAGTCttataagtga